The stretch of DNA agggaatgataatctatttttgtactaataatattataccttaaatataaaataagaatattaggcaattatgttaataaataattaatattataatacattaatttcggctaggaattgaaataattaggttggaaataattaataagaatattaggcaatAACAATGTCATGAAAATGTGTTATTGGAATCCAATTTGCACTCTtagacaattttatatattattatgattagataattatattattattaaaataaatatagaaaactaaagaagaaataacttaaaaaataaatataatgtcaactattatataataaaaatgcatattacatgTTAATGGTGTAGAAAAGATATCTAATAGTATAACTTAATTAACCGATcaacttttgcaatatatatacttacaacattaaattttgaatatttgaacCCATAAGAGAGTGCAGAAATATACAGGtcgcaattaatttaaaattttcatgagaGAGATTACTTAGACATCACAAAATCATTCATCTATCAactatagagttttttttttgaaaaaaaattatagagttatttttaaagaaaacctgCATCCAATCTCGTTTCATGCTTGCAACAATCTGCAACGCTCTCTTTGATACGCCACTCTTGTAGTCACCTTTCATTAAAACTGATGGAGGAAGAGAAgtcaaaattatgcatttcaactCCTACAACCCACAACGATTTGGAAGAAAGCACATTCGATAATTATCTAAGCATTTTGGATGGAGATGCACCAATTCATAGAGACAATTAATCATTATCCTTTGCAATTTAGTTTACAcatcaaaaatgagaaaaaaagggGACAGACTTAAACGAATAGATGATGAATTATTTTGACCCTCAGACCATTAGTATAACGATGCATGAAGAGGCTAGGATCAACAGGTTTCTGAACAATTGGATGTTCTTTGAGGCTCAAAAGCTTGCAAACACCTGGCctgtacataattataaaaagaaaacgtaataattaattcatatcaTAAAAGGAAGATTTAGCGTAATATCATAAccttgtaatatgattttttattgggcggtggaagaagggaatgaTAAAACTACCAACATGAGGAGGCGAGGGAGGTAAgtgcaaaatgaagaattataatttttttttttgtaaccatccattgtatttataggtagggaatgtgagaattataaattaataatatcaaattcctttttcaatttacctcttaattaaatattatttcagtcaattaggaatctttgtaattttccattaattaataatattcgtttccttttcaatttgtcaataatgattattaccaattataattaaataaatagattaatagatattatttaataaaattttccattaattaatacattttccattaattaataaaattttcttaccaattaagctttactaattattttactaataaattatgtaattaaatattaacaaaagtaTGTTATTTGGANatcaattatattttataatggcaagtataaaaaaaccataaaaatatcataataattactcaaaagaagggaatgataatctatttttgtactaataatattataccttaaatataaaataagaatattaggcaattatgttaataaataattaatattataatacattaatttcggctaggaattgaaataattaggttggaaataattaataagaatattaggcaatAACAATGTCATGAAAATGTGTTATTGGAATCCAATTTGCACTCTtagacaattttatatattattatgattagataattatattattattaaaataaatatagaaaactaaagaagaaataacttaaaaaataaatataatgtcaactattatataataaaaatgcatattacatgTTAATGGTGTAGAAAAGATATCTAATAGTATAACTTAATTAACCGATcaacttttgcaatatatatacttacaacattaaattttgaatatttgaacCCATAAGAGAGTGCAGAAATATACAGGtcgcaattaatttaaaattttcatgagaGAGATTACTTAGACATCACAAAATCATTCATCTATCAactatagagttttttttttgaaaaaaaattatagagttatttttaaagaaaacctgCATCCAATCTCGTTTCATGCTTGCAACAATCTGCAACGCTCTCTTTGATACGCCACTCTTGTAGTCACCTTTCATTAAAACTGATGGAGGAAGAGAAgtcaaaattatgcatttcaactCCTACAACCCACAACGATTTGGAAGAAAGCACATTCGATAATTATCTAAGCATTTTGGATGGAGATGCACCAATTCATAGAGACAATTAATCATTATCCTTTGCAATTTAGTTTACAcatcaaaaatgagaaaaaaagggGACAGACTTAAACGAATAGATGATGAATTATTTTGACCCTCAGACCATTAGTATAACGATGCATGAAGAGGCTAGGATCAACAGGTTTCTGAACAATTGGATGTTCTTTGAGGCTCAAAAGCTTGCAAACACCTGGCctgtacataattataaaaagaaaacgtaataattaattcatatcaTAAAAGGAAGATTTAGCGTAATATCATAAccttgtaatatgattttttattgggcggtggaagaagggaatgaTAAAACTACCAACATGAGGAGGCGAGGGAGGTAAgtgcaaaatgaagaattataatttttttttttgtaaccatccattgtatttataggtagggaatgtgagaattataaattaataatatcaaattcctttttcaatttacctcttaattaaatattatttcagtcaattaggaatctttgtaattttccattaattaataatattcgtttccttttcaatttgtcaataatgattattaccaattataattaaataaatagattaatagatattatttaataaaattttccattaattaatacattttccattaattaataaaattttcttaccaattaagctttactaattattttactaataaattatgtaattaaatattaacaaaagtaTGTTATTTGGAAGGAGGatgttacttttatatatagtacagatagtatagaagtatagattatatatagTTACAtagattatatagatatagattattagcgcatatatatatatataatatgattgacattaccaaaaattgtaacaatcaaaaccacattcttatctcattaatattattctatcttaATAATTACCGTAATTACTAATAAcatattataatcaattataattaatattattctatcattaatattattctataataataataattaattaatatttaacattattaatattattattattattaccatattactaaaatacccctacatttgggcgggaaaattctagaggaagataatgcttttatatatagtatagatatagattattattatttaaattttaagtacATGGATCTGCCGCGCCTTTTCTGCCCTTACATTTACATGCTGCATTGCACAAGTTTTtgagtaaatatataatttgcgGGAAGAACGAAAAGGATGCTTAATTTCCTAATTGGGTCATTGAGTTTATGTAATTTCAAATTGACCTTAATGATTTTGAAAGTTCTTTCAATCACATCATTTATTTACTTTCACGAACCTAACCCCATGATTGATAATTTCTTACAAATTTATCCTTTTCTACATGAAACTGGATTTTTAAACGATTCAAATTAGctctaaaaattaatattttaaagtagCATACATCaactaatatttttaaagtaatacatattatttttatattgaaagcgaatctatactattaataaaaacaaaatcctcaattttaacttcccgcccaaaacactcatatactattaaagtttgcgtaatgttataaaatatgataataaaattcctaataaaatatattcttccctacgttcctattcgtaatacaattataaaatattatattgcggaagatagaccattctcttggtctttataatgGTATGCGACTCttcatcacaagattggcagatcacattattgaagcaagaatagttgattggacacatgaagaaaccaaagttcttatccctcgaatgtctctcactctttctaatgcgagattgcccttcaagttccagcataaataattaaaattgatgcttgcatatgccatgactatcaacaaaagccagggccgaacactaactcacaTTGGGTTATTGTTGATCAAAtcagtttttaatcacggtcaattgtacatggctttctcccgagtcacccatcctgaaaccaaagttcttatccctcgaatgtctctcactctttctaatatgagattgcccttcaagttctaGCATAAATGATAATTCGTAAATTAACCTATAAATATGTTTTAATTGTACTAACTTCTACGtgaattttatgtgtttgtgcaAGAACGAAGTATATTTCAAGTGTTTATGGCGCAATGATTGAAAACCGGGACCTAGGCATGACGAAGCGTAAAATGAAGGCGAATCAGGATGAATTCAAGACAAAATGGTGTGATATCTATTCTTATGTGCACTGCCCATAAATCTctcggttaattattatttccctaattctgagttgaTTGGAACATCAAGATTTCAATTCCTCTAATCTGACCCATTaccttatcatacagtttactccttagtcaattgctttcttttaattCACATCATTCAgttttagttgcttggattctagttaattcacatactctagtgcctagtgttcttaattcatacaattacgtgccatagccccaatcctcaacGGAACGACATAACACACCCACTTTTACACTCCCATTTATacatcatcacattttggcgccgttgccggggattggtttatttggttttgattgtgtgattaatttcttactagcattagagttagtgaattttaggagatcaagtttttattttattccttattcaaaaaaaaaattacactaacCCATAACCAGTTTCTTCTAAGTGTGTCTGTGGTTGTGTTTGACAGCAGGATACCCTTCTTTTTATGCACACTAGATCGAAAGGGAGAACGAATCTTCGTCCCTACGATCCAAATCTTGAGAGGAAGTTAAGGAGGGAAAAGAAGGTGTTACGTGATTGGCTTCGAGAGTTCTAGGACTTCGAAGTAGACATGGAAACCGGAGACAGTAGCAATACTGGGCAACCAGCCCATACTGTTAATAACACACAGCAGCACCCGAGGCAGAGAGAGGTAGCTGGGGACAACCCTGGAGTTCGTGCTGATCCTCCAGTACCAAATGTTCATAATCAGGCACAGAACTTCAAGGCCGATCCAAACCCGAATGTCtatgttgggggaggattggGAGTTCCTTTCATGCAGCAGCAGCCTGTGTATCAGCAGCCAGGCTATGGTgttgggatgcaaaatcttcttcatcagatgaatcccaacctATTTCAGCAGTTTGCCCAGGAGGTCCCACAAGCATATCCCATGGCAGCCCATTTAGCTCCTGAGTTCACTAaagaagattgcattgtgtatccaggaattgaagcaaataattttgagttgaagactgctctcattcagatggtccagaataatcagtttggaggaGCTCGGGTTGAGGACCCGAAAACCCATATTGTGAATTTTGACCGAATCTGCCAGACTATTAAGATGAATGGTGTTCCCAGTGAAGCCATCAAGCTGAGACTGTTCCCCTTTTCCCTGAGAGATCAAGCACGAAGTTGGTTGAATTCCTTTCTAGCCAACCATTTCATTACCTGGGAACAACTCCACAAGGCTTTCATGCAGGAGTACTATCCTCCTTCCAAGGCTGCCAAGTTAAAGAAACAGATTCAGAACTTTCAGTAGTTTGGCAATGAAGATCTTCCTGAGGCTTGGAAGAGATTTAAGGAGTTGAGAACGCAGTGCCCAAAGAATTTGATGACCTCAGGGGACTTTATTTCATCATTCTATGAGGGGTTGACTAACCGGTCAAAGATTATTCTagatacctcatcctttgggggtATTTTCATTGGTATGGGACTGGGAGCTGGAGAGCAGTTGATTGAGAGGATCACCTCTAACAATACTTACTGGTACACTGAGGAGGATGATTTACCCAAGAGAGAGAAGACAACTGGGATGTTTGAAGTCGGAGAAAAGATGGCAATGCAGGCTCAGTTGGATTCCATACAGCACATGCTAAAGCAGATAGTACAGGGCCCTACTCAGAGTCTCCAGGCAGTTGCTCAGCCTCCACTGATTCCTCAGAATCCTTATGTTCCTAACCCCTATTCTGTGCCACAGGTACCTCTTGTAGCCTGTTGTGCAATTTGTGATGGGAATCATGCCTCTTAGACATGTTATCTGTTAGACTCCGGTAACCAAGTCCCTCAGCCTAATGTGGAGCAAGTtgatctcattggttattctagaccACAGGGCCAGGGCAAGGTTATGGGAACTATTAGCAACAAGGGAGAAATCAGTTTGTTCACTCTTGGAACAATCAGGGAAATCAAGTGAGGAACAATCCACAAAGATTTCAAAGTAATCAAGGGAATAGGGGTGGAAACCAAGCTCAGTGGAGAAACAATCAGAATTTTGGACAGAATAATCAGAATGCAAATCAAGGGCAGTTCCAGCAAGGGAATCAGAATTTTGGGAACACTCAGGGTTAAGGTTCCTCTAGACCATCTCAGGAGGTTGATATGCAGACTCTCATGAACCATATGCTGACTCAGCCAACTCAGATAAATAAGTTACAGGCAACCATAGAGGCTGCACAAGCACAGATACAGAACCTCACGGCTCAACAGCAAGGAGGTAGTAATCAGTTGCCTAATCAATCCCCATTTTCGAATGGTAGACTGCCAGCAAGCACAGAGAATCCAAGGCACCAAGTAAATGCAGTCACCACTAGAAGCGGATTAGCTTTGAAGGATCCCTCTTTTCCTTCGAATGATCCAGTGCCTGAGAAAGCTGATAAGAAGGATGAGGGCGTTCAGGTTGAGGATGTTCCCGATGAGAGTGAGGAGGAGTCTGTGGTGCAAAGAGATAGTGTTAAGGGGAAAGCTCCTGAGTAGGATGAGAGTGTCCCTAGCAAGAAGTCTGAGAGGAACAAGAAGGCAGATGACTCAGTTATACCTTGCAACCTGTTACCTTATCCACAAAGGTTGTGGAGATCAAAGGAGTCTGATAGAGAGAGCAAGTTCCATAAGATGTTAGATAAGCTGGAGATCTCCATGGCTTTTGTTGAAGCAGTAACTCAGATTCCATCATACAAGAagtttctgaaaaatattttaggcAATAAGCAAAAGCCAGAAAAGAGTGCGGTGGTGGATCTGAGCGAAGGAGCCTTGACCTGTGCAGTTCTTCAACATAAACTACCTCCTAAGCTGAAAGATCCAGGTAGTTTTGCCATTCCTTACATCATTGGTGGATTTGTAGTTGGGGGTGCCCTGTGTGATTTGGGTGCCAGTGTTAGCCTCATGCCATATTCTCTATGCAAGAGACTCAGCCTAGGCACACCAAAGCCTACTTCCATGACTCTACAGATGGCAGATCGGTCCACTAAGCGGCCAGTAGGGATTCTTGAGGATGTTCCGGTCATGATTGATCAATATTTTATACCGGGGGATTTCGTTGTGCTAGACATAGAGGAGGATGCCAAGATTCCTATTATACTTGGTAAACCTTTTCTAGCTACTGCTGGTGCACTTATTGATGTGAGTAGAGGAAAACTCGTGATGGAGGTGGCTGAGAACAAGATAGAGTTTAGCATATTCAAAATGGCAAAACACCAGCCCTCGTATGTTGATGAGTGTTATTTGATAAAATGGCTGGGTGAGTGCACTGATGGAAGTAAAAAGAGTGAGTTTGGGGACTTGCATGTTTCCCCTATTGATCCTGAACCCCCTGAAAAGTCAAGTGTGCTGAAACGAAAGAAAAAGTTCTTTGGTCCTGATGGTTTCTATAAAAGATGGATGAGGGAGCTGttgataagcctccaagatacctttaaatcaagcacatattagggtgttttatcacgtctatagcatccttatatggtgaattatgctcataaatgcttgaaaatcactaaccaacacacaaaagctacttttagcctaaaggaggtgaaacaggagccccgggagcaaaaaggaacaaaagttgagcttaaagaacgaactaggcaagatcggagccccggaggacccaacaggatggccacacgcgtgtgagcatgcgtggaaaAAATCcagtagcttcccacgcacactcacatgcgtgtgagcaggcgtggagactgcattgcgcgaattttgactagggttgctttttcggagactatttaaacccctttgatggattttcagaggaggttcccagaaaattagttttccctttcttagtttttcccttggagaactttctccatttttcttagtttctagattagatcaatctctattgtagcaagacaacaagcttggattgaaggtctacttcactctaggtgatctctatttcatttctattatatttagttatcttgttcttggattaaattagcttttgccttgaatttcatatcatgagtggctagtttaatctagggatttggattgtgtgattgaatgttgttagtgtgatgatcttatctctatatcttggatttaTATGTTTgtgttgttggattatctattcttgtctattgattgttgtgttgatgagatcttgtttggatttggccaatctagatgagagattgagctcttgactctttcatgtctttaaTTAGagtttaggatttgaagcttgacacaatcatagttcctatggactacttcagaatagtaggatagtgtgtagtttaagtgtttgataaaattcctcttagaactttggatgcttgaaggcactcctaagtcaaagaagccttagtacacaaaggtggaaaatgactaagacaacacactcttgaatagccaacatcctagcattcccgatccattaccttagtcacaccacaatgcaacatccatgagcactatccaatccctacccctgtTACATATTTGCAAATccctttttactttactactctcttgcactcaaaccaaactcAATGAACTCCTCTCACTCACAATCCACTTCACCACattcgaatcctatgcatgacccaatcaagtaaactccagaacacttgacacacctccacgtccctcctttgagaccgacactcggggagtcactgactttccgttttaacatacaaatatcttttgacgaatcaacccctacacaatactacttcttcaaaatggcgccgttgccggggagggcaataggttgtcatatgattttgtttactttgattgtatgaatgctagatttgagcattgttaatccattccactttattttgttttatttttttttatttgtttttgctacttacccaattgactacttctagtcaattgtggaatttctgtttcattgataatcttactaggtgaatgcacacgcgagcaaaaggaaatcaaggcttactaccctacattcctgaaattaatagagcaattagaaggaaaaatacccaaggatcacaaatggcttcatcaagcgcaacaagaaatccacaaggaagaggaacaactgtaccaaatccacccccagttccaattaatccacaagcaccaattaaccatgaagaaccaattctggaagaaccacaagctaacagagcaaacaatcaagagaacattcgtgaagaagaatactatagaaatcctcaagaaccacaaagatcaattgcagattacatgactcccgactttaacatgcacaactcgatctatgtaccgccaatggaaaacgtcaactttcacgtgcatccaactattctcacactggttcagaacaatcaatattcgggattaccatctgaaaaTCCCAACGGACACATCACAAGattcatacgagcatgtgggatgtacaggcaagaaggcgttagcgaggagatagtttgacttaaattattcccattttaagttataggagaggcagcacgatggttagAAAGACGaaaatcatttcagaacgtggcagcAGTTgtatcgtgaattcatgaacgagttctttcccattacaaaaactatgaggattagaaggctaatacaagaattcaagtaaggaaggcttgagagtttgggagaggcttggcgacgattcaaggttcttaaaagacaatgcccacaagatctgatgcacccacgggacatgattagctcattctacggagggctgacagatgaaggaaaaatgttgcttgactcatcctccagcggtgcctttgtctccctagctttgcaagaagctAAAGAATTGATcaagagaatatctaagaatacctcttgttggtatgaccggCGAGGAGAGCATGGAggcatatatgaagttgataatcgtgtggcgagtgaggcaaaaatagaagcaatgaatcacgaaatcaaaaagctacaggctatggtagaaaaaatggaaggaaaacccaagccttgcatggctttggcactttactgtaatatctgtggaggacctcatgataccaatatttgcacttctccgtctgcatctgagcaagttgaggcggtagattaccaaaggaactccaacttcaatgcttatggacaaaaccaaagatcaaacaacaattggaaatagggagagggttggaacaatagcaacaatgatggatatcaagcgcgaggacaatacaactatggaaacaagcctgcatatggacagaatgataagaacagactgatgtacaatcaaaaccaaggagaTGGAAATCAAAtaacccagttcaggccacaatacagcTCTCAACTTGGctttactcaacagagaaggtatgacatccgtgaagtggatgaaagacttacaaggacgatcatggaactcaaaaatgatcgggcaaatctaaaacaagagattactcaagagattagacaagaaatttctagtcttcgacaagagtccaaggctacacttaagacaattgagaatcaaatctctcaaatgtttaagataaTGTCTGaaagacactacggacaactcccgagtaacactgagaacaatccgaaagagagagtcaatgccagtgatgccaaggaagaaaaaCATGAAAAGTGTGATCCGATGGATGTTATTTGTGGAAAatgccaatgtaaggtagaaGACACAAGAaacgagactacctcttgtagtcccactctcgaattgaagaatgcgagcggttcgTGCACCATCTCAATGAAGgaaaacaaggagaaaaccacttcggaagaatgcccaaaagaaaaggagctaccacgagacaaaatcaaaagttcaaaagagaaagaaatggctcgagaaggtacaattaatgcttttatccgaaaatttttcattaacaAAGAATGTCGTGAGTTTTCTCGTTAGTGTTAGCTCCGTAGTAGAGACCCTGTAGTCTAGGTGAGTTGTTAGTTTAagttcttgcatgctagtttgggttgggtaagttatgagtttagttgcatgttagtATGTTCTTGAGTTTAGGACTAGTTGAGCAATCGTTCTCTTTAACCTTCCGTTGAATCTTTGTTTCTTTGAATCGTtccgtttcaagttcccgtgagctttgagcttcggggacgaagctccttttaaggggggtagagtgtaacaccccgtaaattcgttcaaacCTTTCggccgataattaattccttgggcaatttaattattttaattgggcTAGTTCTACcaatttaatacatatatatatatatattccttgagcctaatttaattattctaatcaagagcccaattaattgaatttattcttgtaagggattttattcaatttggatccttacaatccttgtaattaaaatattcttacATGGCCCAATTTCttgattatatattaatataatgtccttaagacatcttatgggctTCTTTGTTctaattcatatatttaattgtaagggatgaattcattagcccaacttactagtcttgtatatatttaattcttgtagctattataatatatgtaactTAAGCCCATTCCATATTAATGTCTTTCACCCTAATACATTATATGtattctagtatatatattgaagATTAAAAATCCCTAAAGGTTTTCACTCCCTCTCCTCCCTACTCATTCATTTCCCACGCCATTTCCCTTCATTATTGTCCAAAATTTGATCttcatttccctacaagttttcaagtcaagattgctcttttaagcttggttaggattgggtaagtgcatctagctaagaatctaccttgcattttatggttttgttagtctttttgcatattcttatgtatgttcttttggggttctttgggtaaaagatgatcaagaaggtggtggggctttgtgagcttgctTGAGGCTTTGCTAGATTGGagaaagctctttgaggtaaccactatgtccatcaaaatctatttctacactcctattctatatgatgttcttggtgttggaaatcctgaaaatttcTTGGTGTTTAGCCCTATTTTTGGTtgtatttgttggatttcatcttgatcttttgcctagtATTTgttatgatcattgatggtttggatttccatatTTTTGGCCTCTAATTTGATGCAATGTTGGTGTATTTGGGTCTGATTATTACTCTCTGGAATGGTATTATTCGTGTCTGTGCGTTGATCTGGATTCTGGGAGGGTGAGATGACCTTGCGGAGGACCAAGGCGgtacaatgtaacccgccgagGTGATCCGCAAGGCCGAGGCGGTGAGGATGGACGGCGATGGGTGGTCCGCCGAAGGGATCCGTCCCCTTCGTGCGGAGGAGGCAGGCGGAGGTCCGTGCTCCGCTGCTGGGTTCCGCAAAGTCTCTGGAAGTTAGATTCCAGAGACCGATTTTtggttgttgttgtctgttgtttctcatttgttctgattattgttggattgttttgttgggtattttaccatgcctttggagtatttattcatgtcgtttattgggtattttataccATATCTTGAAGCATTGATTCTTGTCTTTGGTTCCTCTTTTTGGACTCTTGGTCTATTAATTCCTTGAATTCATtacctgggagttggtttgtgttcatagttgagatgaacactatgtttggttgttttgggttgaggttggagtatgagtatgtggtGGTGGTTTGTTGGTATCGTTTGGAGGTTGTTAGATGgtttgactgtgctactattgactattgacttctgactttggacttcggtccctgtgattgggttgattacccctgtgattggacttaggtccctgtgattggactttcggtccctgtgattggactacggtccctgtgattggacttcggtccctgtgattgggctcatcacccctgtgtaccggatTTCAGGGTTCTGACTCTtgactattgacttctgactatgtgaTTGACTTGGTACGATGGTTGGTTCGAAGGTTTTGAGGTTGGAGTTGTGGTTCTTTCTTGGTTATTTGCTTGTGAGTCCTTGTGTATAATCGGTCGATATCCCGTTGCTCTCGGTTATGGTTGGTTGTTTCTTATGGttgttgttcagttggtatATTGGTTATGGTTCGTTGTTGTCTTGTGTTTTCGTTGTGGATTATTGGCTTTGTTTGGATTTgtcttggtttatgattcgttcagcttattgttgttgagtatccgttttgaactattgaacagtttgttggtgtttatattctatatgggtgtgtaaacctatttacaagctt from Ipomoea triloba cultivar NCNSP0323 chromosome 7, ASM357664v1 encodes:
- the LOC116024085 gene encoding uncharacterized protein LOC116024085, which encodes MLDKLEISMAFVEAVTQIPSYKKFLKNILGNKQKPEKSAVVDLSEGALTCAVLQHKLPPKLKDPGSFAIPYIIGGFVVGGALCDLGASVSLMPYSLCKRLSLGTPKPTSMTLQMADRSTKRPVGILEDVPVMIDQYFIPGDFVVLDIEEDAKIPIILGKPFLATAGALIDVSRGKLVMEVAENKIEFSIFKMAKHQPSYVDECYLIKWLGECTDGSKKSEFGDLHVSPIDPEPPEKSSVLKRKKKFFGPDGMD